agccgcgatggtgccactgcactctagcctggctggcagagcgagactctgttgcaaaaaacaaaaaacaaaaaccagaaaaggtTAATCAAGAGACAGTACAGTATTTAATATACTTCTGAAGACTGGACATACCTGTATCGGCTAAACCAGCAAAAGCAGCAGTGACTTTCAAATAAGTTGTACTTCAGTTTTCAAGTATTGTAATTCCACTTCCAGGGTTCCTGGATTGTATTACAAGTTACGTCTAAAACAatactttttatgttttagacATAACAATACTTTGTATGTCTAAAacactacttttttcttttagcagaaatggaattttatttcaaCCATATATGAAAGCTACACATTTTTAAGGCCATTCAATATCATAGACTTTATACTTAATTACCTCTGAGAAAATGGAGCAAACTTTGAGATTCTTCCACCTTAAAAACATTCTCTCCTACCTACATTCTAACACCCCTTACTCATGTAATATTACCAAGTATGTTGTTAGTAAAAATCAGTAGTACTGGCCagtgttttaaaacaaacatCACTGACTACAAACATACTCTACTTGAAATCAGGTCACAAAAAACAAATCCTGCTTTTCAATTAAAACTCAAAAAgggccaggagctgtggctcactcctgcaatcccaacacgttgggaagccaaggcagaaggatcccttgagtccagcatgtgcaacatagcaagaccttgtctctactaaaaataaaataaatgtagctgggtgtggtagtataTGCCAATAGTCCCatgtactcagaaggctgaggtgggaggatcacttgagcctaggacttggaggctgcagtgaaccatgactgcaccactgcacttgagtctgggtgacaaagtgagaccctgtctcaatttaaaataaataaataaataaaaatttaaaaacccctAAGAAATATTTGGATGactattttctttatacttctctgtattttcaaatattttgtaacaattataagaaaaaattttaagtgtagaCCTAAACTCCAGCTCCATTTTGCAAAATAAggcataaattaaaaattaagtgcaAAATCAAAATCGATGCTTGGTCTTAAGTTTCACTGTTGTAGTACTTGAAAGATGAGTAGAAATTCAGTGACTCAATGAAAATCAATGACAAATGCTAAACAtacacccaaaacaaaacaaaaacgctAATTAAGGAGTTacaataaaaatctttatttaggTTTGGTCAGTACAGGTAAGATATACTGGAGTCACAGAGCAATATGCATTAACAGGATACAACAGTTCATAAAAACTGAGTAACTATGCACACAAATTTCTTAAACATTCAGTCACCTAAAGAGAAAATGCACAGATGTATGGTGGAAAAAACTGTATCTAACACTGAAACTACTACAGGACTCCATCAATGAGTCCAACTTTTAGTGATAAAAAACTACTGTACTGGGCAAACTTGGCAGTCATAAACCCACATCTACTCTAACAAGTCTGAATGGTGCATAAGTACAGTAACAGCATGAGGAAGAATGCCCTTACACAGCACAGGTTCTAAACAGACATAGATTTATACAGACGTCATTGTgttatattttaaggaaaaatttcCATTTACAATTTCACATTAactcatataaaaataacttgaCCCTACACAAAATGTTCTTTTAGCAACATTCAAAGTAATTAACTGTTAACAATTTCCAAAGTGGCAGAGGTAttgaagcaaaaaaaagaaaaaaaaaaaaaagaaaaaaaaaaaaagaaaaaaaacaaaaaacaaaaacaaagagaaaacaacaacaaaaaaccaaaacgtACACCCACAAAAAGGCAAATTGTGACAAAAGTTTGCATTAATTTTCTGGACAGTATCCTCTCCCAAATTAAATGACACTGTATAAAAATTTGctgaaaaaatattacaaaactgAACCCTGTACATTTACACTTGAGTCCAAGCCATTCTGAACGTGGCGGGAACCCACAGTTCGGTTACCTTTCCCACTCACTGCTTTCTCCTCTTGAGGGTCATGATTGGAGTCTGTGTCATTTGATTGGTGTGTGAGAGAGTTTTCACTGCCCGTGGGAGAGTCTACACTTTCATACCCCGCACTGAGTTGATTTATGTAACCACTACCTCCTCTGCCAGttctctcctctgagctgttgGAGGACTTATTACCATTCCCTGGAGAAGAAGGAAAGTCATCTTCGGTTGTGTTGCCCTCCCTGTGAAATCCAGACCCAGACGTCCTCTGGCGGGAGGAGCTACCATTACTTGGTCCGTTTGTCAGACGACTGCAGTCTTTACTTGTGGCCTCCAACTGTTCTACAGGTTCAGAAGCTGTAGTCCTGCTGGTACTTGGGGCAGAGGCCTGAGACTGCTGCTGCTGGTACTGAGCCAACTGCTGGCGTGTCTCCTTCAGCTGCTGCTGCAGAACGAGAATGGTACTCTGCATACCCTCTACTTCTTCATCAAGCTGGATGATGAAGTCATTCAGTTCTGTGCAAAGGAGAGTCAAACCAAGTTTAATATCGCTTATAACattgaaaaatgtttctttagtGCCTGCCACAAAGCAAGGCAGTCAATAAATGCTTAAGTAAAcaaatacaattctttttttttttttctttgagacggagtctagctctgtcgcccaggctagagtgcagtggccggatctcggctcactgcaagctccgcctcccgggtttacgccattctcctgcctcagcctcccgagtagctgggactacaggcgcccgccacctcgcctggctagttttttgtattttttagtagagacggggtatcaacatgttagccaggatggtctcaatctcctgacctcgggatctgcccgtcttggcctccccaagtgctgggattacaggcttgagccactgcgcctggccaacaaatACAATTCTAAAATCGCACTACATTTAACAATTTTGCTTGGAATCTTAAAATATGACTGAGTTTGTTTTGGGGGAAGTCAGATACTTAAAATAATACACAGTTGGCCCTTCACATGCacccatggattcaaccaactgtagaaggaaaatattcaaggaagaaaaaactgGGTctatactgaacatgtacagtttttttttttgtcattattcccAAAACAATACAGTAAAACAACTATTTTCATAGCATTTAGATTGCATTAGGTACTGttaagtaatttagagatggCTCAAATGGGAAGATGTACATCGGTTTGTATGTAAATACGACATCATTTTATATGAGGGGCTTATCTGTGGGAGGTCCTGATGATACCAATCCACCATGGATACCGAGGGCAACTGTATTAAGCAACCAAGTTAAAATTGTTTTAGTCCATCTTGCCATACGCCTGATTACAGCCCCAAAGTTTGACTCACCTTTACCTATGGACCCACTATGGCCAGTCCCCATATTCCTGACCCAGTGCCTTAGTTCCATGCAGCTCTGGCCCTTAAGGACAGCGTGGTCCTCTATAACACTCCAAAGAGGCCCATGTTCTCAACCAAGGACTGTTATACATGTAAGGACAAAAGTCACAGGAAATAATTCCTGAAGATTTTGAAAAGGTAGGTGGTTTAGAAGAAATTACTTGGCTACTGATCATCTTTGCAATTAACCTGAGACActaattttcaatttaaaatttcaaagaatcTGGATATTTTCCTTACTAATAATGCACCTTACAGAgaggagaggctgggtgcggtggctcatgcctgtaatcccagcactttgggaggccgaggcgggcggaccacctgaggtcaggagttcgagaccatcctggccaacatagtgaaaccccatctctactaaaaatacaaaaaattagccgggagcagtggcgggcgcctgtaatcccagctactcgggaggctgaggcaggaggatcgcttgaacccgggaggcgaaggtagcagtgagctgaggtcatgccactgcactccagcctgggtaacagagtgagaccctgtcttaaaaaaaaaacaaaaaacagagaggaGAAACAGGAGAGATGCAGCTACACTTGCACTAAAAAGGATGGAGGCTGACAAGTTTTGTTTATCTCAGCAAATTTAAAGATTAAATCTCTTATTCACTAATAAAATCTTCACAGATACAATCAACTATATTACTTTCAGATCGCTGAAAACTGCCAATGTTTCTAAGATTCACACTTAATGAGAAATGGTTAAagatatatcttcctttgaaacaCTGAATACAAATTTGTCCATCTTGTTAAATAATACAACACCCTTTTATCTTTTACCAACTCCTACCCCcgactaaaaacaaaaacttaagaaATTCTGAACAATAAAGAATTAGGAGGGTAGGgataaacacaataaaattatATGGCTTTTTTTGCTGACTCAACTAAAAATGTTTCATTCACAATAATATACAATCACAGGCAGAGGTTATTGTAGAGAATCTAACCTATAATATTCATGACTGGCAGTTTTAAAAAGCCAATGCAAAGTTAAGAGAActtttcaacaaaacaaaacaaaacacaacaaaaaaacccttaccATCCTGACTGCTTTTAAGCTCCTCACTATATTTCTTCTGTAAAGCCAACTCTGCTTCAAGTTGTGCAATACGTCCCTGGGACAGCTGCCTTCCAAGCTCTTGATTCTCCTGGATAAGCATTCGACACTTCGCCATTAACTTTTTCCCTGTTTGGCTACAAAGGAAAGAGCCATCCATcacaaaatgaagacaaaattctGTCTTTGCTTACAATTATTACAGTGATAGATGTCACACATACAAACATAACTACATCACAGCAGATGCTTCCCCATAATTACCATCTTCTTTTCTGGGACACATCCATCTTCTGCATTTCAGTATTTTGCCAACACAGCAGCAAAAATAAACCCTAAACAAAAAGTGCCCAAACAGCTACACCTTGTTTCTATTATATCAATAATCAATTCTGAAATCCATCTGTTTTCATCTCAAATTATCATCTGAAATGGAAACAGAGCCAGTTTTAACACAC
This genomic stretch from Chlorocebus sabaeus isolate Y175 chromosome 13, mChlSab1.0.hap1, whole genome shotgun sequence harbors:
- the WTAP gene encoding pre-mRNA-splicing regulator WTAP isoform X1, which produces MTNEEPLPKKVRLSETDFKVMARDELILRWKQYEAYVQALEGKYTDLNSNDVTGLRESEEKLKQQQQESARRENILVMRLATKEQEMQECTTQIQYLKQVQQPSVAQLRSTMVDPAINLFFLKMKGELEQTKDKLEQAQNELSAWKFTPDSQTGKKLMAKCRMLIQENQELGRQLSQGRIAQLEAELALQKKYSEELKSSQDELNDFIIQLDEEVEGMQSTILVLQQQLKETRQQLAQYQQQQSQASAPSTSRTTASEPVEQLEATSKDCSRLTNGPSNGSSSRQRTSGSGFHREGNTTEDDFPSSPGNGNKSSNSSEERTGRGGSGYINQLSAGYESVDSPTGSENSLTHQSNDTDSNHDPQEEKAVSGKGNRTVGSRHVQNGLDSSVNVQGSVL